In Penaeus vannamei isolate JL-2024 chromosome 15, ASM4276789v1, whole genome shotgun sequence, the following are encoded in one genomic region:
- the LOC113818277 gene encoding monocarboxylate transporter 9, translating to MSTHAATAAAASAAAATAIAGVPGVKVGPVALAGLGTMAFEEEVVTSPMCEPGLALGTIIEAKEGSTSGESEHGDSPEPPEGTEDSPQELPRVRTQELIADEGVSHPDVDGGWAWVVLFSVFLIFAITSGLLYTTGLYYVPMLNEYGKSRSYTAWMGSLTNAFFMLGGPISSSFIQRFGCRSSLILGSVLIMTGYIASAFTTSLEMLFFTYGIVIACGMNFCYSGQIIALAQYFDKRQSIATSGAMIGIGIGMFFMSSLSEYVIREYGWRGSFLFNGALSLQIVVLGALVFPLQLTPSQEFLKDLQEQTEKFPGSIATVRGMTTSRSRASFKKSLNDRSFSSLRLSAGASYLSHSLLSLTEPRPMVRLTSNLDPGITSNQHSFCSRGSHLAISSLRSNGHSFCYRDSQAELSHSDLRSNQYSFPHRDSHVEFGLFSRNQSFCSRRDLQYDGDIDAGKPGVFGVEKVRFLLREDDCDLSCCAEELEEGCAGEAHQNWRNERRSLCTLLVKKLKLRTQRAIKSFSENSSDHPLLDTRVWLMDFSVLFCMVGTLTLYVIYKDFADSVGQSEYYSMALSGIGIGDLIGRVSTGLLMTLNDQVDAVFTYGLVMLLCSVVMIGHLFINSAVALLALTATFGCLYGSMNVLIAVAPSKEFGKEKLVMVFGYILFFGGIGALIGPPLAGCIVDLTGSYTGVIWFSVANLLSGAALMFLCYLISQRMKRKRQLPGEEV from the exons ATGAGCACACACGCGG CCACAGCAGCAGCGGCCTCGGCAGCGGCGGCCACGGCGATAGCAGGCGTCCCCGGAGTGAAGGTTGGCCCTGTCGCCCTCGCCGGCCTAGGCACCATGGCgttcgaggaggaggtggtgacgtCGCCCATGTGTGAGCCCGGCCTCGCCCTCGGGACCATCATCGAGGCCAAGGAAGGCTCCACCAGCGGCGAGAGCGAGCACGGAGACTCGCCCGAGCCCCCCGAG GGGACCGAGGACAGCCCGCAAGAACTCCCTCGGGTCCGCACCCAGGAGCTGATCGCGGACGAGGGCGTCTCCCACCCCGACGTCGAcggcgggtgggcgtgggtggtgctcttctccgtcttcttgaTCTTCGCCATTACCTCAG GCTTGCTCTACACGACGGGCCTCTACTACGTGCCGATGCTGAATGAATACGGGAAATCTCGCTCCTACACGGCCTGGATGGGCTCCCTCACCAACGCCTTCTTCATGCTCGGAG GTCCCATCAGCTCCTCGTTCATCCAGCGGTTCGGGTGCCGTTCGTCCCTCATACTGGGCTCCGTCCTCATAATGACGGGCTACATCGCCTCCGCCTTCACCACCTCCCTCGAGATGCTCTTCTTCACCTACGGCATCGTGATAG CGTGTGGGATGAACTTCTGCTACTCGGGTCAGATCATCGCCCTGGCACAGTACTTCGACAAGAGGCAGTCCATTGCCACGTCCGGTGCCATGATCGGAATCGGGATCGGCATGTTCTTTATG AGTTCTTTGTCGGAATACGTGATCCGGGAGTACGGCTGGCGGGGGTCCTTCCTCTTCAACGGCGCCCTCAGCCTCCAGATTGTGGTCCTTGGCGCCCTGGTGTTCCCGCTCCAGCTCACGCCCTCGCAGGAGTTCCTCAAGGACCTCCAGGAGCAGACGGAGAAGTTCCCTGGATCGATCGCCACCGTCAGGGGAATGACAACCTCCAGAAGTCGAGCGTCTTTCAAAAAGTCTCTGAATGACAG gtCCTTCTCCAGCCTGCGTCTGTCCGCCGGCGCCAGCTACCTGTCCCACTCCCTGCTGAGCCTGACGGAGCCGCGCCCTATGGTCCGCCTCACCAGCAACCTGGACCCTGGCATCACCTCCAACCAGCACAGCTTCTGCTCAAGGGGCTCGCACCTGGCCATCAGCAGCTTAAG ATCCAACGGCCACAGCTTCTGCTACCGGGATTCCCAAGCCGAGCTCTCCCACTCAGACCTCCGCTCGAATCAATACAGTTTCCCCCACAGAGATTCGCACGTGGAGTTCGGTCTCTTCTCGAGGAATCAGAGCTTCTGTTCTCGACGTGATTTGCAG TATGATGGAGATATCGACGCTGGGAAACCTGGCGTGTTTGGGGTCGAGAAGGTGAGGTTCCTTCTGCGGGAGGACGACTGCGACCTCAGCTGCTGCGCCGAAGAGCTGGAGGAGGGCTGCGCGGGAGAGGCTCACCAG AACTGGCGCAATGAGCGAAGGTCCCTGTGCACGCTTTTGGTCAAGAAACTGAAGCTTCGAACACAAAGAGCCATCAAATCATTCTCTGA aaactcTTCCGATCACCCTCTGCTGGATACCCGCGTGTGGCTGATGGATTTCTCAGTCCTCTTCTGCATGGTGGGAACTCTCACGTTATATGTCATCTACAAG GATTTCGCCGACTCAGTGGGTCAGAGCGAATATTATTCCATGGCTCTCTCTGGCATTGGCATCGGTGACCTCATCGGCCGAGTGAGCACAGGCCTCCTCATGACGCTGAATGAC CAAGTGGACGCCGTGTTTACCTACGGGCTCGTCATGCTCCTCTGCTCCGTGGTCATGATCGGGCACCTGTTCATCAACTCCGCGGTGGCGCTGCTCGCTCTCACGGCCACCTTCGGCTGCCTCTACGGGAGCATGAACGTCCTCATCGCAGTGGCGCCCTCCAAGGAGTTCGGGAAGGAGAAGCTGGTGATGGTCTTCGGGTACATCCTCTTCTTCGGCGGGATCGGGGCCCTGATCGGACCGCCCCTGGCCG GCTGCATCGTCGACTTGACCGGCAGCTACACCGGGGTGATCTGGTTCTCGGTGGCGAACCTGCTGTCTGGCGCCGCCCTCATGTTCCTGTGCTACCTCATCAGCCAGAGAATGAAGCGGAAGAGGCAGCTGCCGGGGGAAGAAGTGTGA
- the LOC113818273 gene encoding uncharacterized protein, translated as MANDQKLRWFPWGILLVLLPAATMGAEDPAPCTQMRGECRLKTQLQRLGDDFFTHLNVSCYCKHGEDISEDLQALLSVKCSWLPSRPHMKVNSSTIHVVGCSVQSEMFPLGILQLARRTDNLEILVKDSPKLRLAPVSKAENTVPRISASFINSNLSGLPEGWVTGGKEVELVFKDSEVSIIESRAMAGYAEDAQVQVTFDNTNILTVQMVAFELPKNSFMRLENCQIVNWKRSGYTGGSELRLERVRLGIVLTNAIDIGSLSVFTMSDCNVAAIYDGALAYQSALKRGENNKKAVITNNKFIEASGGALSRLCNFDTLDFHNNTFVNITNPPLRLHSPGCHADRQWDKVVSRTGLSCMRCEDFVEPDTQSCAIYRSSHCISCTEHLDDCNIDVLPYLVLNKCPSSHPALVESLQKACDFRAEVTAPQARSLDAGVATAAPTALAIVAGLVVSVLLETKGYSG; from the exons AAGCTGCGCTGGTTCCCCTGGGGCATCCTGCTGGTGCTGCTTCCGGCGGCGACGATGGGCGCCGAGGACCCCGCGCCCTGCACCCAGATGCGGGGCGAGTGCCGTCTGAAGACTCAGCTGCAACGTTTAGGCGACGACTTCTTCACGCATCTCAATGTATCCTGCTACTGCAAGCACGGGGAG GATATATCCGAGGACCTGCAGGCTCTGCTTTCGGTCAAATGCTCCTGGTTGCCGTCGAGACCTCACATGAAGGTCAACAGCTCGACAATCCATGTTGTTGGGTGCAGCGTTCAGTCAGAA ATGTTTCCTCTGGGGATCCTGCAACTGGCGCGTCGGACTGACAACTTAGAGATCCTAGTAAAGGATTCCCCTAAACTACGACTGGCTCCTGTGTCGAAAGCTGAAAACACTGTGCCCAGGATTTCTGCCAGTTTCATTAACAG CAACCTGAGCGGTCTACCCGAGGGATGGGTGACAGGCGGGAAGGAGGTCGAGCTCGTCTTCAAGGATTCCGAAGTGTCAATCATCGAGTCCCGAGCTATGGCTGGGTATGCGGAAGATGCCCAAGTCCAGGTCACGTTCGACAACACCAACATTTTAACCGTTCAGATG GTGGCCTTTGAACTCCCCAAGAACAGCTTCATGAGGCTGGAAAACTGCCAAATCGTGAATTGGAAACGCTCAGGATACACCGGAGGCTCTGAGCTGCGCCTGGAAAGAGTTCGCCTTGGAATAGTCCTCACCAATGCCATCGACATCGGCAGCCTCAGTGTCTTTACCATGTCCGACTGCAACGTGGCGGCTATATACGATGGGGCTCTGGCCTACCAAAGCGCTTTGAAAAG gggagaaaataacaagaaagccGTAATCACCAATAACAAATTCATCGAGGCGAGTGGAGGAGCTCTATCGCGTCTATGCAACTTCGACACACTGGACTTCCACAACAACACCTTTGTCAATATTACGAATCCTCCTCTTCGGCTTCAC AGTCCTGGTTGCCATGCTGACAGACAGTGGGACAAGGTCGTCAGCAGGACAGGACTCAGCTGCATGAGGTGCGAAGACTTTGTCGAACCGGATACCCAG AGTTGTGCCATCTACAGAAGCTCCCACTGCATATCATGCACGGAACACCTGGACGACTGTAACATCGATGTCCTGCCCTACCTGGTGCTGAACAAGTGTCCCAGTTCGCATCCCGCGTTGGTCGAGTCCCTGCAGAAAGCTTGCGACTTCCGAGCTGAAGTGACCGCCCCCCAGGCCAGGTCTCTGGACGCGGGCGTGGCCACCGCTGCACCGACGGCCCTGGCGATCGTGGCTGGGCTGGTCGTGTCTGTGCTGCTTGAAACGAAAGGCTACAGCGGTTAA